A stretch of the Vitis riparia cultivar Riparia Gloire de Montpellier isolate 1030 chromosome 13, EGFV_Vit.rip_1.0, whole genome shotgun sequence genome encodes the following:
- the LOC117929119 gene encoding pheophytinase, chloroplastic isoform X1 — translation MYLCAVKEKPVFFDLKQYTISDMEILSCHSAPCCKLVNLRGTSVHKSSGSSQAKLPGSRNNRILCARIGSKLGSSGYSNLDDFCTKNLGRHEGSRSLTAFKGSANVNSKALSESYNGYVIDGKEGVGDISERGDLITQILIPGLPDDSNDDSGAQISSCFWEWKPKLTVHYEKSGCENVNSPPVLFLPGFGVGSFHYEKQLKDLGRDFRVWAVDFLGQGMSLPFEDPAPQSKKELDSERNDFSWGFGDETEPWANELVYSIDLWQDQVRYFIEQVIGEPVYIVGNSLGGFVALYFAACNPQLVKGVTLLNATPFWGFLPNPSRSPSLARIFPWAGTFPLPAFVRKLTEFVWQKISDPRSIGEVLKQVYADHSTKVDKVFSRILETTQHPAAAASFASIMFAPQGQLSFSEALSRCQMSNVPICLMYGKEDPWVKPVWGLQVKRQLLEAPYYEISPAGHCPHDEVPEVVNYLLRGWIGNLESKGSVTLPLLDDPENIQYGTTKDLEFVREGSKKSVRVHFYGSRFSLWNRIRSYVKSRFEALEINSR, via the exons atgtaTCTATGTGCTGTGAAGGAGAAACCAGTTTTCTTTGATCTGAAGCAG TACACGATTTCTGATATGGAAATTCTCTCCTGCCACTCGGCACCATGCTGTAAACTTGTAAATTTAAGGGGGACTTCAGTTCATAAAAGCTCAGGTTCAAGTCAAGCAAAGCTGCCTGGTTCtagaaacaataggattttaTGTGCTAGAATTGGTTCTAAATTAGGTTCTTCAGGATATTCTAATTTAGATGATTTTTGCACAAAGAACCTTGGTCGACATGAAGGTTCTAGGTCCTTAACAGCTTTCAAAGGGTCTGCGAATGTAAATTCAAAGGCCTTGAGTGAAAGCTATAATGGTTATGTAATTGATGGAAAGGAGGGGGTAGGAGATATTTCAGAACGGGGGGACCTAATAACTCAGATTTTGATCCCGGGTTTGCCAGATGACTCAAATGATGATTCTGGTGCTCAGATAAGTAGCTGTTTTTGGGAGTGGAAGCCCAAGCTCACTGTGCATTATGAAAAGTCGGGGTGTGAAAATGTAAACTCCCCACCAGTGCTCTTTCTTCCTGGGTTTGGAGTTGGGTCCTTCCATTATGAGAAGCAATTAAAGGATTTGGGCCGTGATTTTAGAGTGTGGGCAGTTGATTTCCTTGGGCAGGGCATGTCATTGCCATTTGAAGATCCTGCTCCTCAATCCAAGAAAGAGTTGGATTCAGAAAGAAATGATTTCAGTTGGGGCTTTGGAGATGAAACTGAACCATGGGCAAATGAGCTGGTTTACTCTATTGACTTATGGCAGGACCAAGTTCGCTATTTCATAGAACAG GTTATTGGTGAACCAGTTTATATTGTGGGGAATTCACTAGGAGGATTTGTTGCACTCTACTTTGCAGCTTGCAACCCACAATTGGTTAAGGGTGTTACATTGCTCAATGCAACACCATTTTGGGGATTTCTCCCTAATCCTTCAAGATCTCCAAGTCTAGCTAGGATATTTCCATGGGCTGGAACATTTCCTCTTCCTGCTTTTGTGAGAAAGCTCACAGAATTTGT TTGGCAGAAAATTAGCGACCCTAGAAGCATTGGAGAGGTACTTAAGCAGGTTTATGCAGATCATTCAACAAAAGTTGACAAAGTGTTTTCCCGTATACTTGAGACAACACAACATCCAGCAGCTGCTGCATCATTTGCCTCAATAATGTTTGCTCCTCAGGGACAACTATCTTTCAGCGAAGCTTTGTCTAG GTGTCAAATGAGCAATGTGCCCATCTGTCTGATGTATGGGAAAGAAGATCCCTGGGTGAAGCCTGTCTGGGGTCTTCAGGTGAAGCGGCAATTGCTTGAGGCTCCATATTATGAGATCAGCCCAGCTGGTCACTGCCCTCATGATGAAGTTCCTGAG GTTGTGAATTATTTACTGCGTGGGTGGATCGGAAACCTAGAATCCAAGGGGTCTGTTACCTTACCTCTGCTTGACGACCCAGAAAATATTCAGTATGGCACCACAAAGGACTTGGAATTTGTTAGAGAAGGATCAAAAAAATCAGTGAGGGTGCATTTCTATGGATCCAGGTTTTCACTTTGGAATAGGATACGCTCTTATGTCAAATCCCGTTTTGAAGCTTTAGAAATCAATTCTCGATAA
- the LOC117929119 gene encoding pheophytinase, chloroplastic isoform X2 → MEILSCHSAPCCKLVNLRGTSVHKSSGSSQAKLPGSRNNRILCARIGSKLGSSGYSNLDDFCTKNLGRHEGSRSLTAFKGSANVNSKALSESYNGYVIDGKEGVGDISERGDLITQILIPGLPDDSNDDSGAQISSCFWEWKPKLTVHYEKSGCENVNSPPVLFLPGFGVGSFHYEKQLKDLGRDFRVWAVDFLGQGMSLPFEDPAPQSKKELDSERNDFSWGFGDETEPWANELVYSIDLWQDQVRYFIEQVIGEPVYIVGNSLGGFVALYFAACNPQLVKGVTLLNATPFWGFLPNPSRSPSLARIFPWAGTFPLPAFVRKLTEFVWQKISDPRSIGEVLKQVYADHSTKVDKVFSRILETTQHPAAAASFASIMFAPQGQLSFSEALSRCQMSNVPICLMYGKEDPWVKPVWGLQVKRQLLEAPYYEISPAGHCPHDEVPEVVNYLLRGWIGNLESKGSVTLPLLDDPENIQYGTTKDLEFVREGSKKSVRVHFYGSRFSLWNRIRSYVKSRFEALEINSR, encoded by the exons ATGGAAATTCTCTCCTGCCACTCGGCACCATGCTGTAAACTTGTAAATTTAAGGGGGACTTCAGTTCATAAAAGCTCAGGTTCAAGTCAAGCAAAGCTGCCTGGTTCtagaaacaataggattttaTGTGCTAGAATTGGTTCTAAATTAGGTTCTTCAGGATATTCTAATTTAGATGATTTTTGCACAAAGAACCTTGGTCGACATGAAGGTTCTAGGTCCTTAACAGCTTTCAAAGGGTCTGCGAATGTAAATTCAAAGGCCTTGAGTGAAAGCTATAATGGTTATGTAATTGATGGAAAGGAGGGGGTAGGAGATATTTCAGAACGGGGGGACCTAATAACTCAGATTTTGATCCCGGGTTTGCCAGATGACTCAAATGATGATTCTGGTGCTCAGATAAGTAGCTGTTTTTGGGAGTGGAAGCCCAAGCTCACTGTGCATTATGAAAAGTCGGGGTGTGAAAATGTAAACTCCCCACCAGTGCTCTTTCTTCCTGGGTTTGGAGTTGGGTCCTTCCATTATGAGAAGCAATTAAAGGATTTGGGCCGTGATTTTAGAGTGTGGGCAGTTGATTTCCTTGGGCAGGGCATGTCATTGCCATTTGAAGATCCTGCTCCTCAATCCAAGAAAGAGTTGGATTCAGAAAGAAATGATTTCAGTTGGGGCTTTGGAGATGAAACTGAACCATGGGCAAATGAGCTGGTTTACTCTATTGACTTATGGCAGGACCAAGTTCGCTATTTCATAGAACAG GTTATTGGTGAACCAGTTTATATTGTGGGGAATTCACTAGGAGGATTTGTTGCACTCTACTTTGCAGCTTGCAACCCACAATTGGTTAAGGGTGTTACATTGCTCAATGCAACACCATTTTGGGGATTTCTCCCTAATCCTTCAAGATCTCCAAGTCTAGCTAGGATATTTCCATGGGCTGGAACATTTCCTCTTCCTGCTTTTGTGAGAAAGCTCACAGAATTTGT TTGGCAGAAAATTAGCGACCCTAGAAGCATTGGAGAGGTACTTAAGCAGGTTTATGCAGATCATTCAACAAAAGTTGACAAAGTGTTTTCCCGTATACTTGAGACAACACAACATCCAGCAGCTGCTGCATCATTTGCCTCAATAATGTTTGCTCCTCAGGGACAACTATCTTTCAGCGAAGCTTTGTCTAG GTGTCAAATGAGCAATGTGCCCATCTGTCTGATGTATGGGAAAGAAGATCCCTGGGTGAAGCCTGTCTGGGGTCTTCAGGTGAAGCGGCAATTGCTTGAGGCTCCATATTATGAGATCAGCCCAGCTGGTCACTGCCCTCATGATGAAGTTCCTGAG GTTGTGAATTATTTACTGCGTGGGTGGATCGGAAACCTAGAATCCAAGGGGTCTGTTACCTTACCTCTGCTTGACGACCCAGAAAATATTCAGTATGGCACCACAAAGGACTTGGAATTTGTTAGAGAAGGATCAAAAAAATCAGTGAGGGTGCATTTCTATGGATCCAGGTTTTCACTTTGGAATAGGATACGCTCTTATGTCAAATCCCGTTTTGAAGCTTTAGAAATCAATTCTCGATAA
- the LOC117929081 gene encoding putative disease resistance RPP13-like protein 1 — MFVGEVFLSSFFEVVLDKLVATPLLEYARRQKVKSTLEDWRKTLLHLQAVVNDAEQKQIKDTSVKMWLDDLKALAYDIEDVLDEFDSEARRRSLVEGSGQTSTSKVRKLIPTFHFSGVRFNDKIGKKMKRITQELDNVVKRKSDLHLREGVGGVSTEWTTCLVDESEVYGRDADKEKIMELLLSDEVHDAGRKVRVIPIVGMGGVGKTTLAQIIYNDKRVEDNFDIRVWMCVSVEFDLVGITRAILESVSGHSSDSKNLPLLQDGLQKELNGKRFFLVLDDMWNQDPIRWSSLEKTLRAGAQGSVVMVTTRHEDVASIMRTTLSHHLSELSDEHCWSVFADLAFENITPDARQNLEPIGRQIFKKCKGLPLAAKTLGGLLRSKHDENAWKNMLNSEIWDLPAEQSSILPALHLSYHYLPTTLKQCFAYCSIFPKDHEFQKEQLILLWVAQGLVGGLKRGEIMEEVGETCFHNLLSRSFFQQSARDKSLFVMHDLIHDLAQFICGNFCFRLEVGKQSSISKKVRHLSYIREEFDVSKKFDPLHETNNLRTFLPLGMPHDVSTCYLADKVLHDLLPTLRSLRVLSLSHYNITHLPNSFGNLKHLRYLNLSYTAIKELPKSIGALLNLQSLMLSNCGSLTELPSEIGELINLRHFDISETNIEGMPIGINRLKDLQRLSTFVVVKDGGARICELRDLSCLGGALSILNLQNVVHATDALEANLKDKKALEDLVFSWDPNAIVGDSDNQTRVLEWLQPHNKLKRLTIEYYCGVKFPNWLGDSSFMNLVSLEIKNCKYCLSLPPLGQLKSLKDLCIVKMDGVQKVGTEFYRNGSGSSFKPFVSLVTLVFQEMLEWEEWVCSEVEFPCLKELHIVQCPKLKGDVPKHLPHLTELEITECGQLMDSPPMLPSIDQPRLDKFDDAIFRNAVNLSSLTCLNASNICRIPVELQHLHSLVELYLVDCQDLIELPTILHKLISLKRLVIKKCPNLSSVSEMKLPSMLEYLKIKKCRSLESLPDEMMQNNNCLRHLIVKGCGSLTSFPNVTSLEYLEINNCGKVELLLPQDIMMHNCYPSLRAFVIKSSCDSLRLFPLGFFTKLENLWFGRFANLEALYIPDGLHHVDLTSLQSITIWDCPNLVSFPQGGLPAPNLRLLLIESCKKLKSLPQQMHTLITSLQDLTIVDCPEIDSFPQGGLPTSLSQLTILDCYKLMQCRMEWGLQTLPSLRKLEIQDSDEEGKLESFPEKWLLPSTLSFVGIYGFPNLKSLDNMGLHDLNSLETLEIQGCTMLKSFPKQGLPSSLSCLKIGNCPLLKKRCQRDKGKEWPKIFHIPSIVLEEYESSKEVILS; from the coding sequence atgtttgtgGGTGAGGTATTTCTGTCTTCCTTCTTTGAGGTGGTGCTGGACAAGCTGGTGGCTACCCCGCTGTTGGAGTATGCGCGCCGGCAGAAGGTTAAGTCAACACTGGAAGACTGGAGGAAGACTTTGTTGCATCTCCAAGCAGTGGTGAATGATGCAGAGCAGAAGCAGATCAAGGATACATCAGTGAAGATGTGGCTGGATGATCTCAAAGCTTTGGCTTACGACATTGAAGACGTCCTGGATGAGTTTGATAGCGAAGCTAGGCGGCGAAGTTTGGTGGAAGGATCAGGTCAAACCAGCACCAGTAAGGTACGGAAGCTCATCCCAACTTTTCATTTTAGTGGTGTGAGATTTAATGACAAGATTGGTAAAAAGATGAAGAGAATCACCCAGGAGTTGGATAATGTCGTAAAAAGAAAATCTGACCTTCATCTAAGAGAGGGAGTTGGGGGAGTTTCAACTGAGTGGACTACTTGTTTGGTAGATGAGTCTGAGGTTTACGGTAGGGATGCTGATAAGGAGAAGATCATGGAGTTGTTGCTATCAGATGAAGTACATGATGCTGGTCGTAAAGTTAGGGTCATTCCGATTGTTGGTATGGGCGGGGTTGGTAAAACAACCCTAGCTCAAATAATCTATAACGACAAGAGGGTGGAGGACAATTTCGATATCAGAGTCTGGATGTGCGTATCTGTTGAATTTGATTTGGTTGGAATAACAAGAGCAATTTTAGAATCGGTCTCTGGACATTCATCTGATTCTAAAAACTTACCATTGCTACAAGATGGGTTGCAGAAAGAACTGAATGGAAAAAGGTTTTTCCTTGTTTTGGATGATATGTGGAACCAGGACCCTATCCGCTGGAGTAGCTTAGAAAAGACCCTCAGAGCAGGAGCACAAGGCAGTGTGGTAATGGTTACAACTCGCCATGAAGATGTTGCATCAATTATGCGCACGACTCTTTCTCATCATCTTAGTGAACTGTCCGATGAGCATTGTTGGTCAGTCTTTGCAGATCTTGCCTTTGAAAACATAACTCCAGATGCCCGCCAAAACTTGGAACCTATTGGTAGGCAAATATTCAAGAAATGCAAAGGATTGCCTCTGGCAGCAAAGACGCTCGGAGGTCTACTGCGCTCGAAACACGATGAGAATGCTTGGAAGAATATGTTGAACAGTGAAATATGGGATTTACCAGCGGAACAAAGTAGCATTCTTCCAGCTTTACACTTGAGCTACCATTATCTCCCCACAACACTGAAACAATGCTTTGCATATTGCTCCATATTTCCTAAGGATCATGAATTTCAAAAAGAGCAGTTAATTTTGTTATGGGTGGCACAAGGATTAGTGGGTGGCTTGAAAAGGGGGGAGATAATGGAAGAGGTGGGTGAAACTTGTTTTCACAATCTATTATCCAGATCATTCTTTCAACAATCTGCTCGCGATAAGTCATTGTTTGTGATGCATGACTTGATTCATGATCTAGCACAATTTATATGTGGGAATTTTTGTTTTAGGCTGGAAGTTGGAAAGCAAAGCAGTATTTCAAAGAAGGTTCGACATTTATCATACATCCGTGAGGAATTTGATGTGTCCAAGAAATTTGATCCCCTTCATGAAACTAATAATTTGCGGACCTTCCTGCCACTAGGTATGCCTCATGATGTTTCAACCTGCTACTTAGCTGACAAAGTCCTACATGATCTATTGCCAACATTAAGATCTTTGCGGGTTCTATCCTTGTCTCATTATAATATCACTCACTTGCCTAAttcatttggaaatttaaagCACTTGCGCTATTTGAACCTTTCCTATACTGCAATAAAAGAATTACCCAAATCAATTGGTGCACTTTTGAATTTGCAATCACTAATGTTGTCAAATTGTGGTTCGCTTACCGAGTTGCCATCAGAAATTGGAGAACTCATCAACCTGCGCCATTTTGATATTTCTGAAACAAACATAGAAGGGATGCCAATAGGAATCAATAGGCTAAAAGATCTTCAGAGATTGAGTACTTTTGTTGTTGTGAAGGATGGTGGAGCAAGAATTTGTGAGTTGCGAGATCTTTCATGCCTTGGTGGAGCACTCTCTATTTTGAACTTGCAGAATGTGGTGCATGCTACTGATGCTTTAGAAGCTAATTTGAAGGACAAGAAAGCTCTTGAAGACCTGGTGTTTTCCTGGGATCCTAATGCAATTGTCGGGGATTCAGACAATCAAACAAGAGTGCTTGAATGGCTTCAGCCTCATAACAAGTTGAAAAGGCTCACCATTGAGTATTACTGTGGAGTAAAATTTCCAAACTGGTTGGGGGATTCTTCATTCATGAACTTAGTTTCCTTGGAAATTAAGAACTGTAAATATTGCTTGTCCTTACCACCTCTTGGGCAGTTAAAGTCTCTCAAGGACCTCTGCATTGTAAAGATGGATGGAGTGCAAAAGGTTGGTACAGAGTTCTACAGAAATGGTTCTGGTTCTTCATTTAAGCCATTTGTATCCCTAGTGACTCTAGTGTTTCAAGAGATGTTGGAGTGGGAGGAATGGGTTTGTTCTGAAGTTGAGTTCCCTTGTCTAAAGGAGCTTCATATTGTACAATGTCCAAAGCTGAAAGGAGATGTACCTAAGCATCTTCCTCATTTAACAGAACTTGAGATTACTGAATGTGGGCAGCTGATGGATTCTCCTCCCATGCTTCCATCGATTGATCAGCCGCGGTTAGACAAATTCGATGATGCGATATTTAGAAATGCTGTTAACCTCTCTTCACTTACTTGTTTGAATGCAAGTAATATTTGTAGAATACCAGTGGAATTGCAACACCTGCATTCTCTTGTAGAATTGTACCTTGTTGATTGTCAGGACTTAATTGAATTGCCAACCATTCTACACAAACTCATCTCTCTAAAACGCTTGGTTATCAAGAAATGTCCAAATCTTTCATCAGTTTCGGAGATGAAGCTGCCATCCATGCTTGAataccttaaaataaaaaaatgtaggaGTCTGGAGTCCCTACCAGATGAAATGATGCAAAACAATAACTGTCTTCGACATTTGATTGTGAAAGGTTGTGGTTCTTTGACGTCCTTCCCCAATGTCACTTCATTGGAATATCTTGAAATAAACAATTGTGGGAAAGTAGAGTTACTCCTGCCTCAGGATATCATGATGCACAACTGCTACCCTTCCCTTAGAGCCTTTGTGATAAAAAGCAGTTGTGATTCTCTCAGGCTCTTTCCGTTGGGCTTCTTCACAAAGCTTGAGAATCTTTGGTTCGGAAGGTTTGCAAATCTGGAGGCCCTTTACATTCCAGATGGACTTCACCATGTGGATCTCACATCTCTCCAGTCCATTACCATCTGGGATTGCCCTAATCTGGTGTCTTTTCCACAAGGAGGATTGCCAGCTCCTAACCTCAGACTGCTTTTGATCGAAAGTTGCAAGAAGCTTAAATCACTGCCGCAACAAATGCACACCCTCATCACATCCCTTCAAGATTTGACAATAGTTGATTGTCCAGAAATTGATTCGTTTCCACAAGGGGGTTTGCCAACTAGTTTATCTCAACTTACCATCTTAGATTGCTACAAACTCATGCAGTGCCGGATGGAATGGGGCTTACAAACACTtccctctcttagaaaattggaaattcAAGATAGCGATGAAGAAGGAAAGTTGGAGTCATTTCCGGAGAAGTGGCTGCTGCCCTCCACTCTTTCCTTTGTTGGAATTTATGGTTTTCCAAATCTGAAATCCCTTGATAATATGGGGCTTCACGACCTCAACTCTCTTGAAACTCTGGAGATTCAAGGCTGTACAATGCTCAAGTCCTTTCCAAAACAGGGGCTGCCGTCCTCCCTCTCATGTCTTAAAATTGGGAACTGCCCTCTGCTAAAGAAGCGGTGCCAAAGGGATAAAGGGAAAGAATGGCCCAAGATTTTTCACATCCCCAGCATTGTGTTGGAAGAGTATGAGTCATCTAAGGAAGTAATCTTGTCATGA